One Mycoavidus sp. B2-EB genomic region harbors:
- a CDS encoding aspartate carbamoyltransferase catalytic subunit, whose protein sequence is MSNIWPPAPTLRPSFKGNLQLTKNGELKHLLTIDGLPKDIITQILDTAQQFVGVAERDVKKVPLLRGKSVFNLFFENSTRTRTTFEIAAKRLSADVLNLNINASSTSKGESLLDTAANLSAMQADMFVVRHAQSGAPYLLAQHCAPHLHVINAGDGWHAHPTQGLLDMYTIRQYKKDFTQLRVAIVGDILHSRVARSDIHALTTLGVPEVRVIGPRTLLPDGLERFGVQVFHDIREGLKGVDVIIMLRVQNERMNSTLLPSAQEYFKSWGLTPERLALAAPDAIVMHPGPMNRGVEIESSVADGAQSVILHQVTFGIAVRMAVMGIIAGNNG, encoded by the coding sequence ATGTCAAACATTTGGCCGCCTGCGCCAACCTTACGTCCGAGTTTTAAAGGCAATCTGCAATTAACAAAAAATGGTGAACTGAAGCATTTATTGACAATCGATGGGCTGCCAAAAGATATTATTACGCAGATCCTCGATACAGCTCAGCAATTCGTCGGCGTAGCTGAGCGAGATGTCAAAAAAGTCCCGCTCTTGCGCGGTAAGTCAGTATTCAATCTTTTTTTTGAGAACTCAACGCGCACCCGCACAACTTTTGAAATAGCTGCCAAGCGTTTATCAGCGGATGTGCTGAATCTAAATATCAATGCTTCATCGACCAGCAAAGGTGAGTCGTTACTGGATACAGCAGCGAATTTATCCGCTATGCAAGCAGATATGTTTGTCGTGCGTCATGCGCAAAGTGGAGCCCCTTATTTACTGGCGCAACATTGCGCGCCTCATTTGCATGTGATTAATGCGGGCGATGGTTGGCATGCACACCCGACGCAAGGTTTGTTGGACATGTATACCATCCGCCAGTATAAAAAAGATTTTACGCAGCTCCGCGTGGCGATCGTTGGCGATATTCTGCACTCTCGGGTAGCACGCTCCGATATTCATGCGTTAACCACGCTGGGCGTGCCCGAAGTGCGGGTGATCGGCCCACGCACCTTGCTGCCCGATGGGCTTGAGCGATTTGGGGTGCAGGTTTTTCATGATATCCGCGAAGGGTTAAAGGGCGTGGACGTCATCATTATGCTGCGTGTGCAGAATGAGAGAATGAATAGCACGCTCTTGCCTTCGGCCCAAGAATATTTCAAAAGTTGGGGCTTAACTCCTGAGCGCCTCGCATTGGCTGCGCCAGATGCGATTGTGATGCACCCAGGGCCGATGAACCGTGGAGTTGAAATAGAGTCATCGGTTGCCGATGGCGCGCAATCCGTGATTTTGCACCAGGTCACCTTTGGAATTGCGGTGCGCATGGCGGTTATGGGGATTATTGCAGGGAACAATGGTTAA
- a CDS encoding dihydroorotase, which translates to MNLHIKGARLIDPASGMDTQADLFVAAGKIAGIGSAPPAFERCHEIDARGLIVLPGLVDLLARLREPGHEYKATLDSEMAAALAGGVTSLVCPPDTDPPLDEPGLVEMLKFRARTLNQAHVYPLGALTVGLKGQAITEMAQLADAGCIGFSQADAPIANTQVLLHALQYASTYDYTVWLRAQDVYLAQGGVAASGPWASRLGLRGVPTAAETIALHTILELMRVTGARVHVTHLSSAAGIELVRAAKQEGLRLSCDVTINHLHLIDLDIGDFNAQYRFDPPLRAQRDRDAICSGLIDGTIDAICSAHTPVDDDEKLLPFGEASAGATGLELLLSLTVKWAQEKRVPLPTALAKITCAPAAILNLEKGRLELGAPADLTLFALDAHWRVEPNQLRSQGHNTPFLGYELPARVRFTIISGQLVYQASQA; encoded by the coding sequence ATGAACCTTCATATCAAAGGTGCTCGCTTAATTGACCCCGCGTCAGGTATGGACACCCAGGCTGATTTATTCGTTGCCGCAGGCAAAATTGCTGGTATCGGCAGCGCGCCGCCGGCGTTTGAGAGGTGCCATGAGATTGACGCGCGTGGTTTAATTGTATTGCCTGGCTTGGTTGATTTGTTAGCGCGGCTGCGTGAGCCTGGTCATGAATATAAGGCAACACTTGACTCGGAAATGGCCGCCGCGCTTGCGGGTGGGGTGACCAGCTTAGTTTGTCCACCGGATACGGATCCTCCACTGGATGAACCCGGTCTAGTTGAAATGCTGAAATTCCGCGCCCGTACTCTAAATCAAGCACATGTGTACCCACTCGGTGCCTTGACGGTTGGACTCAAAGGGCAGGCCATTACTGAAATGGCTCAGTTGGCTGATGCGGGCTGTATTGGTTTTTCTCAGGCGGATGCGCCGATTGCGAACACTCAAGTATTATTGCATGCTTTGCAATATGCCTCGACATATGACTATACGGTTTGGTTGCGCGCGCAGGATGTGTATTTAGCTCAAGGTGGGGTGGCTGCAAGTGGGCCTTGGGCGTCGCGGCTTGGCTTGCGTGGAGTGCCGACAGCGGCGGAAACCATTGCACTGCATACCATTCTTGAATTGATGCGCGTCACGGGCGCACGGGTCCATGTGACGCATCTTTCTTCCGCTGCGGGGATTGAGCTGGTGCGCGCAGCAAAGCAAGAAGGATTGCGCTTAAGCTGCGATGTGACGATTAATCACTTGCATCTGATTGATTTGGATATTGGGGATTTTAATGCGCAGTACCGCTTCGATCCGCCTTTGCGCGCGCAGCGTGATCGGGATGCAATCTGCTCCGGGTTAATCGATGGCACGATCGACGCCATTTGTTCTGCCCATACGCCAGTTGACGACGACGAAAAACTTTTGCCATTTGGCGAAGCTTCAGCCGGCGCAACTGGGCTTGAGCTGTTGTTATCGCTGACCGTGAAATGGGCGCAAGAAAAGCGCGTACCATTACCCACCGCATTAGCCAAAATCACCTGTGCGCCAGCCGCTATCTTGAATCTGGAGAAAGGCCGTTTAGAGTTAGGTGCTCCGGCTGATCTGACGCTCTTTGCGCTGGATGCGCATTGGCGAGTTGAGCCGAACCAGCTTAGAAGTCAGGGCCATAATACGCCATTTTTAGGGTATGAATTGCCCGCCCGGGTACGCTTCACGATCATCTCCGGCCAACTGGTCTATC